The following are from one region of the Brienomyrus brachyistius isolate T26 chromosome 4, BBRACH_0.4, whole genome shotgun sequence genome:
- the LOC125739971 gene encoding MAM and LDL-receptor class A domain-containing protein 1-like, which produces MEWSAFRIVVEGVRGTGVSGGVAIDDVLLSNGACPPPGVCDFQGSLCGWTNVEAGDQADWLRGRGSSPLPSMGPRVDHTMGSSQGRISMENVVQNKGRTILAKFINDTCAAQSV; this is translated from the exons ATGGAGTGGTCTGCATTCCGG ATTGTGGTAGAGGGTGTCCGGGGGACAGGAGTATCTGGGGGCGTCGCCATTGACGACGTGCTGCTGTCTAATGGAGCCTGCCCACCCCCTGGAGTCTGCGACTTCCAGGGCAGTCTGTGCGGGTGGACCAACGTTGAGGCAGGCGACCAAGCCGATTGGCTACGCGGGCGAGGGAGCTCCCCTCTTCCCAGCATGGGGCCCCGCGTGGACCACACCATGGGCTCCAGCCAAGGTCGTATCTCCATGGAGAATGTGGTGCAAAACAAGGGCAGAACGATATTAGCCAAATTTATAAACGATACGTGTGCGGCTCAGAGTGTTTGA